One Salvelinus fontinalis isolate EN_2023a chromosome 27, ASM2944872v1, whole genome shotgun sequence genomic region harbors:
- the LOC129825153 gene encoding CAD protein-like isoform X4, whose product MATLILEDGTTFKGRLFGANTSVSGEVVFQTGMVGYPEALTDPSYMCQILTLTYPLQGNYGIPQDEEGDFGLSKWFESSKIHAAALIVGEVSQNPSHWSSAMSLDQWLKEQGIPGLEGIDTRRLTKKIREKGTMLGKLVVDGTPEANVPFDNPDQRNLVKEVSMKEPRVFNPSGAVRITAVDCGIKYNQIRCLCQRGACVTVVPWDHPLDSTDFDGLFISNGPGDPQFCTETIDNVRKVVCVDNPKPVFGICLGNQLLSLAIGAKTYKMKYGNRGHNQPCIHKGTDRCFITSQNHGFAVDPLTLPQGWDVLFTNANDQTSEGIVHNTKHLFSVQFHPEHMAGPTDLVSLFDVFLDTVRDHKEGKSGKPVKQRLTEHLTYPGSTNPEEFVRPRKVLILGSGGLSIGQAGEFDYSGSQAIKALKEENIQTVLINPNIATVQTSKGLADKVYFLPLTPEYVTQVIKNERPDGVLLTFGGQTALNCGVQLTKRGVLKKYAVRVLGTPVASIEMTEDRKIFVEKMEEINEHVAPSEAAVSVEQAVAAAERIGYPVLVRSAFALGGLGSGFANNREELTSLVTSAFAHTSQVLVDKSLKGWKEIEYEVVRDAYDNCITVCNMENIDPLGIHTGESIVVAPSQTLNDYEYNMLRNTAIKVIRHLGIVGECNIQYALNPESEQYYIIEVNARLSRSSALASKATGYPLAYVAAKLGLGIPLPVLKNSVTNQTTANFEPSLDYCVVKVPRWDLSKFLRVSTKIGSSMKSVGEVMAIGRSFEEAFQKALRMVDENCVGFDHTIKPVSDEELQTPTDKRIFVLAAALRAGYTVDRLYDLTKIDRWFLHKMKNIAVHEKVLESYNQDESAMPLEVMRKAKQLGFSDKQIALAVQSTELAVRKMRRDWSILPVVKQIDTVAAEWPAHTNYLYLTYNGTESDLGFGDPHVIVIGSGVYRIGSSVEFDWCAVGCIMELRKMGYKTIMVNYNPETVSTDYDMCDRLYFDEISFEVVMDIYEMENPEGVILSMGGQLPNNIAMSLHRQQCRILGTSPEFIDSAENRFKFSRMLDTIGISQPQWKELTEIESAMKFCETAGYPCLVRPSYVLSGAAMNVAYTDSDLEKYLSSAVAVSKEYPVVISKFIQEAKEIDVDAVACDGVVMAIAVSEHVENAGVHSGDATLVTPPQDINQKTMERIKMIVHAIGQELQVTGPFNLQLIAKDDQLKVIECNVRVSRSFPFVSKTLGVDLVALATRVIMGEKMEPVGLMKGVGIVGVKVPQFSFSRLAGADVVLGVEMTSTGEVACFGENRYEAYLKAMLSTGFKIPKKNILLSIGSYKNKSELLPTVQALESLGYDLYASLGTADFYTEHGVKVMAVDWPFGEEESDCPNKDKQRNILEYLEDHHFDMVINLSMRNSGGRRLSSFVTKGYRTRRMAIDYSVPLIIDIKCTKLFVQALRLVGSFPPVKTHVDCMTSQKLIRLPGLIDVHVHLREPGATHKEDFSSGTAAALAGGVTMVCAMPNTAPAIIDPSSFAMVQKLAKAGCRCDYALYVGATSDNSTILPSIAKSAAGLKMYLNDTYSTLKMDNVSMWMEHFEKWPKHLPIVAHAEKQTVAAVLMVAQLYQRAVHICHVAKKEEILIIRAAKQKGIQVTCEVAPHHLFLCEENVVDIGDGRAQVRPMLGTREDMEALWEHLDIIDCFATDHAPHSVEEKNSEKPPPGYPGLETMLPLLLTAVSDGRLTIDDIIKRLYDNPRKIFSLPAQANTYVEVDLEQEWVIPKHMQFTKSKWTPFEGMKVKGKVRRVVLRGEVAYIDGQVLVPPGYGEDVKAWPAPIPLLQPPEPVKEIPKTPEHPRLTPPCEGIRTCAQSPRRSAGDGRYTLPPRVHRSSDPGMPPAEDSRARALRRAFEEGFREEMAPAAGDSYSHPPPLARILSPRAEAAAGQPLAHLQTSPVLHPLVGQHVLSVKQFSKEQISHMFNVAHTLRLMVQKERSLDILKGKVMASMFYEVSTRTSSSFAAAMQRLGGSVVHFCEATSSSQKGESLADSVQTMSCYADVLVLRHPTPGAVESAARHCRKPVINAGDGVGEHPTQALLDVFTIREELGTVNGMTITMVGDLKHGRTVHSLARLLTQYRITLRYVAPKNLHMPSEIIDFVASKGIKQEEFESIEEALPDTDVLYMTRIQKERFSSEEEYKACFGQFILTPHIMTGAKKKMVVMHPLPRVNEISAEVDTDPRAAYFRQAENGMYIRMALLATVLGR is encoded by the exons atggcaACCCTGATTTTAGAAGATGGGACCACGTTCAAGGGCCGCCTTTTCGGAGCAAATACGTCAGTGTCTGGTGAAGTTG TGTTCCAGACAGGCATGGTTGGCTACCCAGAGGCCCTGACTGACCCGTCCTACATGTGTCAGATCCTCACCCTCACCTACCCTCTGCAGGGCAACTATGGAATACCCCAGGATGAGGAGGGGGACTTTGGACTCAGCAAG TGGTTTGAGTCTTCTAAGATCCACGCTGCAGCCCTCATCGTCGGAGAGGTCTCCCAGAACCCCAGCCACTGGAGCTCAGCCATGTCTCTGGACCAGTGGCTCAAAGAGCAGGGCATCCCCGGCCTAGAGG GAATTGACACCCGTCGTCTGACCAAGAAGATCCGTGAGAAGGGTACAATGCTGGGGAAGCTGGTTGTGGACGGAACGCCCGAGGCCAACGTTCCATTTGACAACCCTGACCAGAGGAACCTTGTCAAGGAGGTGTCCATGAAG GAGCCCCGGGTGTTCAACCCCAGTGGTGCTGTCAGGATCACAGCTGTAGACTGTGGCATTAAGTACAACCAGATCCGTTGCCTGTGTCAGAGAGGGGCCTGTGTCACCGTGGTGCCCTGGGATCACCCACTGGACAGCACAG ATTTTGATGGGCTGTTCATCAGCAACGGCCCTGGGGACCCCCAGTTCTGTACGGAGACCATAGACAACGTGAGGAAGGTGGTGTGTGTGGACAACCCCAAGCCTGTGTTTGGTATCTGCCTGGGCAACCAGCTTCTCTCCCTCGCCATCGGAGCAAAGACCTACAAAATGAA GTATGGGAATCGTGGCCATAACCAGCCCTGTATCCACAAGGGCACAGATCGCTGTTTCATCACATCTCAGAACCATGGCTTTGCTGTGGATCCCCTGACCCTGCCACAGGGCTGGGACGTGCTCTTCACCAACGCCAATGACCAGACCAGTGAGGGCATCGTGCACAACACCAAACACCTATTCAG TGTCCAGTTCCACCCAGAGCACATGGCAGGCCCCACtgacctggtcagtctgtttgaTGTGTTTCTGGACACAGTCAGAGACCACAAGGAGGGCAAGAGTGGCAAACCAG tGAAGCAGAGACTGACAGAGCACCTGACCTATCCTGGATCTACCAATCCGGAGGAATTTGTTCGGCCACGCAAAGTCCTAATCCTGGGTTCTGGAGGCCTCTCCATCGGACAGGCTGGGGAGTTTGACTACTCTGGCTCTCAG GCCATAAAAGCATTGAAGGAGGAGAACATTCAGACTGTGCTCATCAACCCCAACATCGCCACGGTGCAAACCTCCAAGGGTCTGGCTGACAAGGTTTACTTCCTGCCTCTCACCCCGGAGTATGTCACTCAG GTGATAAAGAATGAGCGTCCAGACGGGGTCCTCCTGACCTTCGGGGGGCAGACTGCTCTTAACTGCGGGGTGCAGCTGACCAAGAGGGGAGTCCTGAAGAAGTATGCGGTGCGCGTGCTGGGGACGCCGGTGGCTTCCATTGAGATGACTGAGGACAGGAAGATCTTTGTGGAGAAGATGGAGGAGATCAATGAACACGTGGCACCCAGCGAGGCCGCTGTGTCTGTGGAGCAG GCAGTAGCGGCTGCAGAGCGTATTGGCTACCCTGTCCTGGTGCGCTCGGCCTTTGCCCTGGGAGGACTGGGCTCTGGCTTTGCCAACAACAGGGAGGAGTTGACCTCTCTGGTGACATCTGCCTTCGCCCACACTTCCCAGGTCCTAGTGGACAAGTCCCTGAAGGGTTGGAAAGAGATTGAGTATGAGGTGGTCAGAGACGCCTACGACAACTGTATCACC GTATGTAACATGGAGAACATTGACCCTCTGGGTATCCACACTGGGGAGTCCATCGTGGTGGCGCCCAGTCAGACGCTCAACGACTATGAGTACAACATGTTGAGGAACACTGCCATCAAGGTCATCAGACATCTAGGCATCGTTGGAGAGTGTAACATCCAGTACGCCCTCAACCCAGAGTCTGAGCAG TACTACATCATTGAGGTGAATGCCCGTCTGTCTCGGAGCTCAGCTCTGGCCAGTAAAGCTACAGGATATCCCCTGGCCTACGTGGCTGCCAAGCTGGGATTGGGCATCCCGCTACCTGTCCTCAA GAACTCAGTGACCAACCAGACCACGGCTAACTTTGAGCCCAGTCTGGACTACTGTGTGGTTAAGGTCCCTCGCTGGGATCTCAGCAAGTTCCTGCGCGTCAGCACCAAGATAGGTAGCTCCATGAAGAGCGTGG GAGAGGTGATGGCCATCGGCCGTAGCTTTGAGGAAGCCTTCCAGAAGGCTCTGCGGATGGTGGATGAGAACTGTGTGGGCTTTGACCACACTATCAAACCAGTGTCTGACGAG GAGCTGCAGACCCCGACAGACAAACGTATCTTTGTTCTGGCGGCTGCTCTCAGGGCAGGCTATACAGTGGACCGTCTTTACGACCTAACCAAGATCGACCGCTGGTTCCTTCACAAAATGAAGAACATCGCGGTCCATGAGAAGGTGCTGGAGTCGTACAACCAGGACGAGAGCGCCATGCCTTTGGAGGTGATGAGGAAAGCCAAGCAGCTGGGCTTCTCAGACAAGCAGATCGCCCTGGCTGTGCAGAG TACCGAGCTGGCGGTGAGGAAGATGCGTCGAGATTGGAGCATCCTGCCTGTGGTGAAGCAGATCGACACTGTGGCGGCGGAGTGGCCCGCCCACACCAACTACCTGTACCTGACCTATAACGGTACGGAAAGCGACCTGGGCTTTGGAGATCCCCATGTCATAGTAATCGGCTCTGGGGTTTACCGCATCGGCAGCAGTGTGGAGTTTGACTGGTGCGCTGTGGGCTGCATCATGGAACTCAGGAAG ATGGGCTATAAAACCATCATGGTGAACTATAACCCAGAGACTGTCAGCACAGACTACGACATGTGTGATCGTCTCTACTTCGATGAGATCTCCTTTGAG gtTGTGATGGACATCTATGAGATGGAGAACCCAGAGGGAGTGATCCTGTCCATGGGGGGCCAGCTGCCCAACAACATCGCCATGTCCCTCCACAGGCAGCAGTGTCGTATATTGGGCACCTCCCCGGAGTTCATCGACTCTGCTGAGAACAGGTTTAAGTTCTCCCGCATGCTGGACACCATTGGCATCAGCCAGCCCCAGTGGAAGGAACTCACTGAGATTGAG tcagCCATGAAGTTCTGCGAGACTGCGGGCTACCCCTGCCTGGTGCGTCCCTCCTACGTGCTGAGTGGAGCGGCCATGAACGTGGCGTACACAGACAGCGACCTGGAGAAGTACCTTAGCAGCGCTGTGGCCGTGTCCAAGGAATACCCCGTGGTCATCTCAAAGTTCATCCAGGAGGCCAAG GAGATAGACGTGGACGCGGTGGCGTGCGACGGCGTGGTGATGGCCATCGCTGTATCGGAACATGTGGAGAACGCCGGGGTGCACTCTGGGGACGCCACCCTGGTCACACCCCCCCAGGACATCAACCAGAAGACCATGGAGCGTATCAAGATGATCGTCCATGCCATCGGACAGGAACTGCAGGTCACCGGGCCTTTTAACCTGCAACTCATCGCTAAG GATGACCAGCTGAAGGTGATCGAGTGCAACGTCCGTGTCTCCCGCTCCTTCCCATTCGTCTCAAAGACTCTTGGAGTGGATCTGGTCGCCCTGGCAACGCGTGTCATAATGGGAGAGAAGATGGAGCCCGTGGGTCTGATGAAAGGAGTGGGCATCGTGGGCGTCAAG GTCCCCCAGTTCTCGTTCTCTCGTCTGGCCGGAGCTGATGTGGTGCTGGGGGTAGAGATGACCAGTACTGGGGAGGTGGCCTGCTTTGGAGAGAACAGATACGAGGCCTATCTGAAGGCCATGCTCAGCACAGGCTTCAAGATCCCCAAGAAGAACATTCTGCTGTCAATTGGCAGTTACAAG AACAAGAGTGAGCTGCTGCCTACTGTTCAGGCGCTGGAGAGTCTGGGCTATGACCTGTATGCCAGTCTGGGGACTGCTGACTTCTACACTGAGCATGGAGTCAAG GTGATGGCGGTGGACTGGCCATTTGGGGAAGAGGAGAGCGACTGCCCCAACAAGGACAAGCAGAGGAACATCTTGGAATACCTGGAGGACCACCACTTTGACATGGTCATCAACCTCTCCATGAGGAACTCCGGAGGCCGACGCCTCTCCTCCTTCGTCACCAAGGGTTACCGCACCCGCCGCATGGCCATCGACTACTCCGTGCCCCTCATCATTGACATCAAGTGCACCAAGCTGTTTGTCCAG GCGCTGCGTCTGGTTGGCAGCTTCCCGCCCGTCAAGACTCACGTGGACTGTATGACGTCACAGAAGTTGATTCGCCTGCCTG GTCTGATAGATGTGCACGTCCACCTGCGGGAGCCGGGTGCCACCCACAAGGAAGATTTCTCCTCGGGCACAGCGGCTGCCCTGGCAGGGGGCGTCACCATGGTATGTGCCATGCCCAACACGGCACCTGCCATAATCGACCCCAGCTCCTTCGCCATGGTCCAGAAG CTTGCCAAGGCAGGGTGTCGGTGTGACTATGCCCTTTACGTCGGAGCGACTTCAGACAACTCCACCATCTTGCCCTCCATCGCTAAGTCCGCCGCTGGGCTGAAGATGTATCTGAACGACACCTACTCCACTCTGAAGATGGACAACGTCTCAATGTGGATGGAG CACTTTGAGAAGTGGCCCAAGCACCTGCCAATCGTGGCACACGCAGAGAAGCAGACTGTGGCAGCCGTCTTGATGGTGGCCCAGCTGTACCAAAGAGCTGTACATATCTGCCATGTGGCCAAGAAGGAGGAG ATCCTGATCATCCGTGCAGCCAAGCAGAAGGGCATCCAGGTGACGTGTGAGGTAGCACCCCACCACCTTTTCCTGTGTGAGGAGAACGTGGTGGACATTGGGGACGGCCGGGCACAGGTCCGCCCCATGCTGGGCACCCGGGAGGACATGGAGGCCCTCTGGGAACACCTGGACATCATTGACTGCTTCGCAACTGACCACG CCCCCCATTCAGTGGAGGAGAAGAACTCAGAGAAGCCCCCACCAGGTTACCCCGGCCTTGAGACCATGCTGCCCCTTCTCCTCACCGCCGTCAGCGATGGGCGCCTCACCATCGACGATATCATCAAGCGCCTGTACGACAACCCCCGCAAGATTTTCTCCCTTCCCGCACAGGCCAACACCTATGTAGAG GTGGACCTGGAGCAGGAGTGGGTCATCCCCAAACACATGCAGTTCACCAAGTCCAAGTGGACTCCCTTTGAAGGCATGAAGGTGAAAGGCAAGGTCCGCAGAGTGGTGCTCAGAGGAGAGGTGGCCTACATCGACGGACAGGTGCTGGTCCCGCCTGGCTATGGGGAGGATGTGAAGGCTTGGCCTGCACCCATccccctcctccagccccctgAGCCAGTGAAAGAAATCCCAAAG ACCCCAGAGCACCCCCGGCTGACCCCTCCGTGTGAGGGCATCCGTACATGCGCCCAGAGTCCTCGCCGTTCCGCTGGGGACGGGCGCTACACGCTCCCGCCTCGCGTTCACAGGTCCTCCGACCCAGGCATGCCCCCAG CTGAAGATTCAAGGGCGAGAGCATTAAGAAGAGCATTTGAAGAAGGTTTCAGAGAAG AGATGGCCCCTGCAGCTGGGGACAGTTACAGCCATCCCCCTCCCCTGGCCAGGATCCTGTCCCCTCGGGCTGAGGCAGCGGCAGGGCAGCCCCTGGCCCACCTCCAGACCTCCCCAGTGCTCCACCCCCTAGTGGGACAACACGTCCTCTCTGTCAAGCAGTTCAGCAAGGAACAG ATCTCTCACATGTTTAACGTGGCCCATACTCTTCGCCTGATGGTTCAGAAAGAGAGAAGCCTTGACATCCTGAAG GGTAAGGTGATGGCATCCATGTTCTACGAGGTCAGCACGCGCACCAGCAGTTCGTTTGCAGCGGCAATGCAGCGTCTGGGCGGCTCCGTGGTCCATTTCTGTGAGGCCACCTCCTCGTCGCAGAAGGGCGAGTCTCTAGCGGACTCTGTCCAGACCATGAGCTGCTACGCTGACGTCCTGGTGCTGCGACACCCCACGCCAGGGGCCGTGGAG TCTGCAGCGAGGCACTGCCGGAAGCCGGTGATCAACGCTGGGGACGGGGTCGGGGAGCACCCCACGCAGGCCCTGCTGGATGTGTTCACCATCAGAGAGGAGCTGGGTACGGTCAACGGCATGACG ATCACCATGGTAGGGGACCTGAAGCATGGCCGCACAGTTCATTCCCTGGCCAGGCTGCTCACCCAATACAGGATCACTCTGCGCTACGTCGCCCCAAAGAATCTCCACATGCCCTCCGAGATCATTGACTTTGTGGCCTCCAAAGGCATCAAGCAG GAAGAGTTTGAGAGCATCGAGGAGGCCCTGCCTGACACTGACGTCCTCTACATGACCAGGATTCAGAAGGAGAGGTTTTCCTCCGAGGAAGAGTACAAAGCG TGCTTCGGTCAGTTCATCCTCACCCCACACATCATGACTGGAGCGAAGAAGAAGATGGTGGTGATGCATCCTCTACCGAGAGTCAATGAGATCAG TGCGGAGGTGGACACTGATCCTCGTGCTGCCTACTTCCGGCAGGCTGAGAACGGCATGTACATCCGCATGGCCCTCCTGGCCACTGTGCTGGGCAGATGA